One segment of Carya illinoinensis cultivar Pawnee chromosome 1, C.illinoinensisPawnee_v1, whole genome shotgun sequence DNA contains the following:
- the LOC122283709 gene encoding uncharacterized protein LOC122283709 yields MSSISQGLVLATAMVISSTALFLAYCRQKSFPPTQISENQDPQRPEKQILRSCLYSEEKKKERKKKKVQFAEDVKDPSGNGDEYRKEQTKPSKVEIGCRNEIRGVRGMPENRIALYNGILKNRVQRMQCSY; encoded by the exons ATGTCTTCCATATCACAAGGTTTGGTCTTGGCCACCGCCATGGTTATCTCTAGCACAGCTCTGTTTCTTGCTTATTGTAGGCAGAAGTCTTTCCCACCAACCCAGATTTCGGAAAATCAGGATCCCCAGCGCCCGGAGAAGCAAATTCTACGTTCTTGCTTATATTCAG aggaaaagaaaaaggagagaaagaagaagaaagtgcAATTTGCAGAGGATGTGAAGGACCCAAGTGGGAATGGCGACGAATACAGAAAGGAGCAAACGAAGCCGAGCAAAGTTGAAATAGGTTGCAGAAACGAAATCCGGGGAGTTCGTGGAATGCCAGAGAATCGGATTGCTTTGTACAATGGAATTCTCAAAAACCGTGTGCAAAGAATGCAGTGTTCATATTGA